Proteins encoded by one window of Desulfomicrobium macestii:
- a CDS encoding F0F1 ATP synthase subunit B family protein: MKKFKTVGLVTAALVLCAAIAFASEGDGGGHNKLLDLLYRVINFGIVAFLIYKFAGKRIADLLSGRTKQIETDLADLDERKEDAEKRLLEVEASIANLEAEKAKILDDAKAQGEAMRQAIIDKAEAQATQIRAQAEVSAAQEAKLAIDAIREELAEKITTAAEDLVKKQLKKKDHEDLVNEYLKKVVLN, from the coding sequence TTGAAAAAGTTCAAGACTGTCGGATTGGTGACGGCAGCACTGGTTCTCTGCGCGGCGATAGCTTTCGCCAGCGAGGGAGATGGCGGGGGGCACAACAAGCTGCTCGACCTTCTCTATCGCGTAATCAATTTCGGCATTGTCGCGTTCTTGATCTATAAGTTCGCGGGCAAGCGTATCGCGGACCTGCTGTCCGGGCGCACCAAGCAGATCGAGACGGACCTTGCCGATCTCGACGAACGCAAGGAAGATGCCGAAAAGCGTTTGCTTGAAGTTGAGGCGAGTATCGCGAATCTTGAGGCGGAAAAAGCCAAGATTCTGGATGATGCAAAGGCTCAGGGTGAGGCCATGCGTCAGGCGATTATCGACAAAGCGGAGGCCCAGGCTACTCAGATCAGGGCTCAGGCTGAAGTATCGGCGGCCCAGGAAGCCAAGTTGGCTATCGACGCCATCCGTGAAGAACTGGCCGAAAAGATTACCACTGCCGCTGAAGATCTTGTCAAGAAGCAGCTCAAAAAGAAAGATCACGAAGATTTGGTCAACGAATATCTTAAAAAGGTGGTGCTCAATTGA
- the atpH gene encoding ATP synthase F1 subunit delta, producing MTGNIVARRYAKALFAVAQAQSDKGAMAKYGDDLARLAGLLENAPELTKIFRNPIFGVEEKRGVIIKILDKVAPCAMVRNFCLLLADKNRLSFLPEINASYGTLLDSAQGVLRGKLVTAVKLSDVVQKNVVDKLQRESGQQVVLDYEVDQEIIGGLMLKIGDKILDASIRAQLQILKENIKRGE from the coding sequence TTGACTGGGAATATCGTAGCAAGACGGTATGCCAAGGCTTTGTTCGCCGTTGCGCAAGCGCAGTCCGACAAGGGTGCGATGGCGAAATACGGTGACGACTTGGCCAGGCTGGCTGGACTCCTGGAGAATGCGCCTGAGCTCACGAAGATCTTCCGCAACCCCATTTTTGGTGTGGAAGAAAAGAGAGGGGTAATCATCAAGATTCTGGACAAGGTGGCGCCCTGCGCCATGGTTCGGAATTTTTGTCTGCTGCTCGCGGACAAAAACAGATTGTCTTTTCTCCCCGAGATCAACGCATCCTATGGAACGCTTTTGGATTCAGCCCAGGGTGTTCTTCGCGGCAAGCTGGTGACGGCTGTAAAGCTTTCCGATGTTGTGCAGAAGAACGTTGTCGATAAATTGCAACGCGAGTCGGGCCAGCAAGTGGTCCTTGATTACGAAGTGGATCAGGAGATTATTGGCGGGCTTATGCTCAAGATCGGTGACAAGATCCTTGACGCCAGTATTCGCGCTCAGCTGCAAATTTTGAAAGAAAATATCAAAAGGGGTGAGTAG
- the mrdA gene encoding penicillin-binding protein 2, producing MGAFNSPERPQIFSGPPLLLVFLVILFCIFGIRLWYLQIYKSDFYQGRAQENRTRQSTMFSPRGIIRDRTGVLLAENNPAYALALVREDCPDIPKTLDQISRWTGQPRDELQKAFEIGRKRVKHFDEQVIVPNIPFELVALVEAHRQDWPGLVIAVRPKRSYAHGETLAHVLGYVARANEEELNNDPDLQLGDNVGKQGVELMLERRLRGTKGLQEFEVDASGRVLSSRIVSSPVMGEDLNLSISLPLQEVATKALDGRAGSVVAMDADTGEVLALVSLPSYDPNEFVVGISHAKWKELLEDPLHPLQNRPVQSTYPPGSIFKLAVGGLGLESGTVKPSSTVFCSGSYKLGKRVFRCWNKGGHGTTDFKKSLRESCDVYYYQLGEQLGVEAISDFATRCGFGAKTGVELPHERAGNMPTPEWKLNRFGEKWQGGETLNFAIGQGYTLTTPLQVARFVAALVNDGKILRPTLLLSEEPDVLGELPMRPATRKLVLDAMVATVEEERGTARVLRRPGLRVGGKTGTAQVVKLQEKYEKKKTQEIPYKYRDHAWMASFGEKDGKRFVVVAMVEHGGHGGSDAGPVAGAVLDVLLDVRSGD from the coding sequence ATGGGCGCGTTTAACTCCCCGGAGCGGCCCCAGATATTTTCCGGCCCGCCGCTGTTGCTCGTTTTTCTGGTGATCCTCTTTTGCATCTTCGGTATCCGGCTGTGGTACCTGCAGATTTACAAGAGTGATTTCTATCAGGGACGCGCCCAGGAGAACAGAACCAGACAAAGCACCATGTTTTCCCCAAGAGGCATCATCCGGGACCGTACCGGAGTGCTGCTGGCGGAAAACAATCCCGCCTACGCCCTGGCGCTGGTGCGCGAGGACTGTCCGGACATTCCTAAAACCCTGGACCAGATCAGCCGCTGGACCGGTCAGCCCCGGGACGAACTGCAAAAAGCCTTCGAAATCGGCCGCAAGCGGGTCAAGCATTTCGACGAACAGGTCATCGTGCCCAACATTCCGTTTGAGCTGGTGGCCCTGGTCGAGGCGCACCGGCAGGACTGGCCCGGGCTTGTCATTGCCGTGCGGCCCAAGCGTTCCTACGCCCATGGGGAGACCCTGGCGCATGTCCTTGGATATGTGGCTCGGGCCAACGAAGAAGAACTCAACAACGACCCTGATCTGCAACTGGGCGACAACGTCGGCAAGCAGGGCGTGGAGCTGATGCTCGAACGCAGGTTGCGCGGGACCAAGGGGCTTCAAGAGTTTGAAGTCGATGCCTCGGGCCGAGTGCTGTCCTCGCGGATTGTTTCTTCGCCGGTGATGGGCGAGGACCTCAATCTGAGCATCTCTTTGCCCTTGCAGGAAGTCGCGACCAAGGCGCTGGACGGCCGGGCCGGATCGGTCGTGGCCATGGACGCCGACACGGGCGAGGTGCTGGCGTTGGTCAGCCTGCCCAGCTACGATCCCAACGAGTTTGTTGTCGGCATCAGCCATGCGAAATGGAAGGAGCTGCTGGAGGATCCTTTGCATCCCCTGCAGAACCGGCCGGTGCAAAGCACCTATCCGCCCGGCTCTATCTTCAAGCTCGCAGTGGGCGGGCTTGGGCTTGAGAGTGGCACGGTCAAGCCTTCCTCGACGGTGTTTTGTTCCGGCAGCTACAAGCTCGGCAAGCGTGTCTTCAGGTGCTGGAACAAGGGCGGGCATGGAACCACAGATTTCAAGAAATCTCTGCGCGAGTCCTGCGACGTCTATTATTACCAGTTGGGAGAACAGCTCGGGGTGGAGGCTATCAGCGATTTTGCGACCCGCTGTGGGTTCGGGGCCAAGACCGGCGTGGAGTTGCCCCACGAGCGGGCCGGCAACATGCCCACCCCGGAATGGAAGTTGAACCGCTTCGGAGAGAAGTGGCAGGGCGGCGAGACCTTGAACTTCGCCATCGGCCAGGGATACACCTTGACCACCCCCCTGCAGGTGGCCAGATTTGTTGCGGCGCTGGTTAACGACGGGAAAATTTTGCGGCCGACGCTCCTTTTGTCCGAAGAGCCTGACGTGCTGGGTGAACTGCCCATGCGACCCGCGACCAGGAAGCTGGTTCTCGACGCCATGGTGGCCACGGTGGAGGAAGAACGGGGCACTGCCCGGGTTCTTCGCAGGCCCGGCCTGAGAGTCGGAGGCAAGACCGGCACGGCCCAGGTCGTGAAACTGCAGGAAAAATACGAGAAGAAAAAGACCCAGGAGATCCCCTACAAATACAGGGATCACGCCTGGATGGCCAGTTTTGGTGAAAAGGACGGAAAGCGTTTTGTGGTCGTGGCCATGGTGGAACATGGCGGTCATGGAGGCTCGGACGCGGGGCCGGTGGCCGGGGCAGTGCTCGATGTGCTTCTGGATGTGCGATCAGGGGACTGA
- a CDS encoding ATP synthase F0 subunit B — protein sequence MIDLDYTFFVQLVNFMVILTVLNLILYRPIRGIIKKRAEVMSQKLGSIEDFAAKAEAKLESYKVALSGARVEAQQMRVALKAEGVAVESSVLAEAGAEAAEKIAAARKEIDGQKQTALKALRQEVATYAKNVANKVLSKA from the coding sequence ATGATTGATCTAGATTACACTTTTTTTGTTCAGCTCGTGAACTTTATGGTCATCCTGACGGTCTTGAATTTGATCTTGTATCGTCCCATCCGAGGGATCATCAAGAAACGGGCCGAGGTCATGAGCCAGAAGCTGGGATCCATCGAGGATTTCGCCGCCAAGGCGGAGGCCAAGCTTGAGAGCTACAAGGTCGCACTGAGCGGAGCCCGTGTTGAAGCTCAGCAGATGCGGGTAGCCCTGAAGGCTGAAGGCGTCGCGGTGGAGTCTTCCGTTTTGGCCGAGGCCGGAGCCGAAGCCGCCGAAAAGATTGCCGCCGCCCGAAAGGAGATCGACGGTCAGAAGCAGACAGCCCTCAAGGCTCTGCGCCAAGAAGTCGCCACCTATGCCAAGAACGTCGCCAACAAGGTGTTGAGCAAGGCTTGA
- the rodA gene encoding rod shape-determining protein RodA — MFDRRLIFHINWGLLILTALLFLVGVMNLYSASTLRLASGLEIDTYFNKQLLWGGVGLCVMTALVLIDYRHLKSVSWPYFILCLVLLLGVSVAGKTIYGAKRWLDLGFFNLQPTELTKIAVLILGARLMARMEGKLGWLNLGKALLVGLVPAVLVVKQPDLGSALNILLILGGMILFKGVTGSVFKVLVVVLPIMIPFGWFFLHDYQKQRIMTFLDPGNDPLGAGYHIIQSQIAIGSGGFWGKGFLEGTQSQLRFLPEKHTDFAFAVFGEEWGFFGSIMLLILFCSFLYQIYIVTMEAKDDFGSYLAAGVFFYFFWQILINIGMVLGIMPVVGIPLPFISYGGSASVVNFCMVGLVLNVAMRRFVFKKG, encoded by the coding sequence ATGTTCGATAGACGACTCATATTTCATATCAATTGGGGTCTTTTGATCCTGACGGCGCTCCTTTTTCTTGTCGGGGTCATGAACCTCTATTCGGCCAGCACCCTGCGCCTTGCTTCCGGCCTTGAAATCGACACGTATTTCAACAAGCAACTGCTTTGGGGCGGGGTCGGCCTGTGCGTGATGACTGCGTTGGTGCTGATAGACTATCGTCATCTGAAATCTGTTTCGTGGCCGTATTTCATCCTTTGCCTGGTTCTGCTGCTCGGAGTCAGTGTTGCCGGGAAAACCATCTACGGAGCCAAGAGATGGCTTGATCTCGGGTTTTTCAATCTCCAGCCCACGGAGCTGACAAAAATCGCGGTCTTGATCCTTGGCGCCAGACTGATGGCGCGTATGGAAGGCAAGCTGGGCTGGCTCAACCTGGGTAAGGCGCTCCTTGTCGGGCTGGTGCCTGCTGTCCTGGTGGTCAAACAGCCTGACCTCGGGTCGGCCTTGAACATCCTGCTCATTCTGGGGGGCATGATCCTTTTCAAGGGAGTCACCGGCTCCGTGTTCAAGGTGCTGGTTGTCGTGCTGCCGATCATGATCCCATTTGGCTGGTTTTTTCTGCACGACTACCAGAAGCAGCGCATAATGACTTTTCTTGACCCGGGTAATGATCCGCTCGGAGCCGGTTACCACATCATCCAGTCCCAGATTGCGATTGGCTCAGGAGGGTTCTGGGGCAAGGGCTTTTTGGAAGGCACCCAGAGTCAGCTGCGCTTCCTGCCGGAAAAGCATACGGACTTCGCTTTTGCCGTGTTCGGCGAGGAGTGGGGCTTCTTCGGGTCCATTATGCTGCTCATTCTATTCTGTTCTTTTCTCTATCAGATTTACATCGTCACCATGGAAGCCAAGGACGATTTCGGGAGCTACCTCGCGGCCGGGGTCTTCTTTTATTTCTTTTGGCAGATCCTCATCAATATCGGCATGGTGCTCGGGATCATGCCTGTCGTCGGAATTCCACTGCCCTTCATCAGCTATGGAGGCAGTGCATCCGTGGTCAACTTTTGCATGGTCGGACTCGTTCTCAATGTGGCCATGCGCCGTTTCGTTTTCAAAAAAGGCTGA